The following nucleotide sequence is from Alkalihalobacillus sp. LMS39.
CGTTTAAATTGAACAGAACGAATTTTTTCTTCACGTTGGCGAATTTCTTCTTTATAGCTTTGTCTTACTTTCCTTGATCGCTCTTGATTTCCTTGATGTGTCTTTTGATTTTTATGTAATTGAAACGTTAATTGTTCCAGTTCTTTTTCATATTGAGTTTCTTCTTCTTCTAGCTTTTGCAATAAATGCTCTTTTCGTTTCTTGGTTAAAATTTGCTTTACAACAACAGTTCTTATTAATTTCATCGTCCACCTCGATTAGATTTGGGCTTTCCTCTATTTTATAAAAGGTTGATAAAAGCAACAAGGGGTAGTCCATTGTCTTTTGCAACAAAGATAGAAAAAAAGAGAAGGTTTCCCTTCCCTTTTTACTCTACGATATCCAAACGGACTCGTTTGTTTTCTTTTAACGCTGCAGCGTGGAGAACAGACCGTATTGCTTTAGCAACACGCCCTTGCTTTCCTATCACTTTGCCCATATCATCAGCATGGACGGATAGCTGAACAATCATGCCTTGCTCATCTTCAATTTCTTTTACGAAAACTTCTTGGGGGTGGTCAACGAGAGCTTTAGCTATATGTTCGATTAACTCTTTCATTGCATTCCCTACCCTTTATTCATTTTCATGAA
It contains:
- a CDS encoding YlqD family protein; translation: MKLIRTVVVKQILTKKRKEHLLQKLEEEETQYEKELEQLTFQLHKNQKTHQGNQERSRKVRQSYKEEIRQREEKIRSVQFKRHQLHKLQLGSELKDGTIQSLCEVKTGDVWDNILTQSEIIIKDGIIHEIREGRNDDDKLV
- a CDS encoding KH domain-containing protein; translated protein: MKELIEHIAKALVDHPQEVFVKEIEDEQGMIVQLSVHADDMGKVIGKQGRVAKAIRSVLHAAALKENKRVRLDIVE